A stretch of Bradyrhizobium sp. AZCC 2262 DNA encodes these proteins:
- a CDS encoding 4-hydroxylaminobenzoate lyase — MGHREDLIQRSIPFLQEVKDMTPGADMEKWLNKKYGENSELYKDLARLIKLGVKEGWAANQEVDGPNYRRSRILEPSPESFHFSITAVYMDSKDPKRFKDKHDDDVLRGQYHGHPYGELNVVIPIDEGAELKGLQGWQGPGWTAPDPGSRHYPEVRGGAVIALFYLPAGRISYDFEAPK; from the coding sequence ATGGGACACCGGGAAGACTTAATTCAACGTAGTATTCCATTTCTTCAGGAGGTCAAGGACATGACCCCGGGCGCAGACATGGAGAAGTGGCTGAACAAGAAGTACGGTGAAAACAGTGAGCTCTATAAGGACCTCGCCAGGCTGATCAAGCTCGGCGTGAAAGAGGGGTGGGCTGCCAATCAGGAAGTGGACGGACCCAACTACCGGCGCAGCAGGATACTGGAGCCATCGCCTGAGAGCTTCCATTTCAGCATCACCGCTGTCTACATGGACAGCAAGGACCCCAAACGATTCAAGGACAAGCACGACGACGATGTACTGCGCGGCCAGTATCACGGCCACCCCTATGGAGAGCTGAATGTAGTCATTCCGATCGATGAGGGCGCAGAGCTCAAAGGCTTGCAGGGCTGGCAAGGACCGGGTTGGACCGCGCCGGATCCTGGAAGCCGGCATTATCCCGAGGTAAGAGGGGGAGCCGTGATTGCCCTGTTCTACCTTCCGGCGGGCCGTATCTCGTACGATTTCGAAGCGCCGAAGTAA